The Tripterygium wilfordii isolate XIE 37 chromosome 23, ASM1340144v1, whole genome shotgun sequence genomic sequence TTTTCAAAAAGGCTTTCCTTGTTTACAACACAAGGAATGAACTAAGAATATATCCAAAAAGGAAACtagttttagtatttttttttcctctgatGATTCCCTAATTGATTGCTAAGAaaaggtaataaaaaattttgcaTTTAAAGTGGAATATTGCTAATTCAAAGGAAAGTATCAATTAATCCCATAATAAtcatgatattaaaaaaaactaaagaataTGAATTCCAGCAACAGGTATTCCAGTTATTCAAACTGTTGAGTTGAACGCACAGGATTTCATGTAGGATATGTGGagttcacgaattcacttggaaCCCTAAGCGAAAGTTAAAGAATATGTAATACAATATATCAAAACTTGATACATGCTTCACCAAAAACTAggcctaaaaaccctaaaaggaGAGAAACATTAATCTACTAATTAATCACTCAGAGAATGATCATTGATCATATATAATATTGGTTtagtttataaataaaataatgttgTTAGCCTAAATTAGCACCAAATCAACACCATGATTTTAGGTAGCTAAACCACATTCTgtgaaattaatgaaaaatggAAAACAGGCCTCCTGTTTAATATGGTAACATGAAAGGTAcgttaaaacattttaattcaaaattgaattCAATACGCCTTTTATTAATTTCGACTTGCTCAAAAATTAAATATCGATTGTGGcaccataaaaagaaaaaaagaagaagaagaagaactcaACTGATGAAATGCATACGAGTTTCTGTAAACTGATCCTCTGGGGATGAACATCTCTTCCTTATCCGATGTATAATTTCGAACCCGAATAGCTTCTCGTATCGACGCTCTTGCCATAGCCAAATCTGCTTCAATTCTCTCCAAACTACTGCTCTTCTTGATCATCTATacatataaacaaaaaatatatatagatatacatattgAGATCTATATATTATTCGTATATACGTACATACAGCAAAAATTGAATATGTTTAATGCATACCTCGACATGACTAGAGATGTTGGTAGCAGTGGAAGCTGGTCTTTCAGTATTATTGCCAGGCAAGGCTTGTGTGGTGTTGTTACGAATGAATGGTTGTGGGGGTGTTAAAGGAAGAGAAATACTGGTTAGAATATTGTTGGTTTGGTTTAAGGGAGAGAAGTAAATGATGATTACAAGGAGAAGAGAGACTGGGAAGATTGACAACAATGGTGAGAGGCTGCAGGAGCAAGTGGTCATGGCTTGCTGGTGCAGTTTTCTCAGGCAAAACATATGCTAAACTTCTGGTACAGGTATATTGTAAtgggagtatatatatatatatatatatatatattatcagcaATGCTACATACCTTCCCATTTTACCCCAAATCCTATATTGTAAATATACATGTAAAACTCATTTAACATCCAACGGTCCAAATGAATTGAGGGTAAAACGGGGTAATAAATTGGGATTCTCAAGCATTTTTGAAGTTGTTGGATCAAGTTTTCTAAGCCTTTTCTATTGGCGGACTAAGTTAGGcatgttaaaatttaaaacaattatgatagggatcccagctGTTGGTATCCCAGTTATCTCAACTATTGAGTTGTAAGTACAGTATTTTATATGCATCATGTAAGACATCTGGAGTCCATGATTTCACACTTGGATCGTCGGGATTCCAATTGTtgggatttttatcattttcgaattAAAAATGGGAAATGGTGTGAATCACTACTTTTAAACCAATTAATGCAATGTAACAAGAAGACGTTAATTACATCTAATTGGGCGCCACACTACACCGTCAAAAAAATTCCGTTTTATTGATACACCCTTAATCACTCTCAACCAATTCTgaatttatttacttttatgTAGATTGAACTTATTCTAAGAattcttttccaaaaaaaataaaattattctaaGAATTTAAGAATGCATATGTGGTGTTTTCTTAGAAGAGCATATCAcatgttctttttttaatttactaatgAGATAGAAAGATTATTAGATATGCAAATCAATGTAAAGGGCTTCTACCTACCAAATTTGAACCAATTGAGATATATACTGATATATGGGGATTCTCACACATTCAGACGTCCTTAAATATTATTGTTTATAGaccccttttttcaaataatcaagaattatcATTTTAATACAAGATCGAACGCACTGTTTCAACCAATTCTCATGaccattgaatgtaaaattTTGTCTAGGAACCTCCGCATTTGAGAATttcattatattatatatatagataggaTTTTCTAGTGCAAAACTTAGCGTTTTAAGAGTAACGTCATTGTGTGATCATAAATAGTATATGGCATGTTCTCCTTTAAATTCTTTACAAAGTagaaatatttttctatttatATGCAAATTAATGTGACGCGCTTCTCCGGTTCACCCTAACAATTTTGAAGCAATTAAGGTCCATATAGTTACTGGATTTATATTGTAAACTCAACTTTATATGGGCACTTGTCATTGTGTGATAATAAAGGAATGGGCCTGATCCAATACATAGGCCTAACCCACCATGCCTATCTTTGAATGACAGCCCATACGCTTtcctctcactctcactctcactctcactcagTCACTCCGATGAAGAGGAAGAGTCTCTCCCATCGAAATTACTCCATGTTTATCATCCAAGTTTAGACTTAACTCTAAAGTAAAATTCCAGTCACAAGATGTTGAGTCCCTACCAAAGGAAATTCCAGATAAAATCAATCCCACTCCGTGTCTGCAAAACCtagaagaaaccaaaacaaactCAGAAACCAAATCGAACCCATAAACCAAAGAAACTGAAACATCTAATTACTCCAATTACCCCATGTTTGTAGAAATCTCCAACCCAGAAACTCCATGTTTGCAAATCTCCATTTTTTAACACCCAAGAAACATAATTCTCAAACCAAAAATCAGAGTTGCATTCGCGATCCGTTTAGGAAGTTATTACCGAGCCCAAAAAAAGATCTCTTCGTCGGAGAAAGATCGAAAGAAAGCAATAGATGAAAGCTTCTCTGTCACTTTGTGTGTGGGAATAGCAGAAAGCAAAAGAAACTTATTATTTTTAGCTTTTAAAATATAAGCCATTAGATACAATAGAATTAGATCTGACCATTGATTAGTATTACAATGTGGTATACTGTAATATTTTTGTAGCATAGCCCGCGGACCCGGCAAGATAAATAATTGGCTCGTATTAAAGAAATTTATTTTACACCTGTTAGCTCTAACAAAGAGGAAGTTGTGCAATAGAGGAGCATAGTGTACCAATCAAGGAGAAGTTGTGCGAGAGAAGGAATATAGCTAATCAATCGAGCATGTGGAGTTAAATTTATAAGAGATGGCTCTCATAAGAGATCGTGTTACAGCTCATCCTCTTAGGCCTGTCATGAATGAAACTAACTCCATAGTCGCAGCAAAtaaccaacaaaataaaaacagcaTTTCAAAGGTGTTCAAACTCCATTGTATTTAATCAACTGTGCTGTGTATTTGGATTACACCATGAATAGCAaaacttcaaaacaaaaaatgagacCTTCCCAAGATTTCCTGTACATTATTACAGTCATCTGTTTGCTACTTTTATCTGCTAAAACTGACATAAAATGATAATCAGTTTGAAGGAAAAAACTCAAAATGACTCTCTCCAATTGTGTACTCCATGCTACCTGTTTAAGGATCTAAAACAACATTTGGAAGGGCAGAGACAGCCCAATATGGCTTCTAAAAACATGTCAGCATTGTCTTCTTTATATACCTTAGGGCTTCATAGCTTAACCTCCAGATATAGATTGCTTTTGCTGTCATGGTTTCAATACTGAGAGTAAACAGATTCATGCATCACAAAGAGCAACAGAAGTTTATGCTTATCCGCTCTCCAATGTTTCTCTACCGTTCTCGGTTCCCTTCCTACGAAGTAGAGACTTAAAAATAGTGAAAACCGCAATAAGGGCAACCTCCACATGCTCAGAGGTACTCACCTTAACAGAAAACTGTCCCATTTTCTGACTATTTAAATTTCCACTGAGCGACAATTTCGTGCCCCGGATTGGCTGGAACTCAGACTGGAAACCCCCACCTAAGACTGTTTCTTTGTTAAAGGAAAGAGCTGTCATTGAAACACTAACATTGTCTTTCCTCACAGGATAGTCACCCCCTCTTAAAGTGGTCTCAAAACTACCACCATATGCTGCTTGTCCCATACCCCTCATCTGTCCGGCACTAGCTGAAAACTTCAATCTCTTCCCCGCCAATATTGTATCTTCAAGCttggcaccaaaaaaataacTATTCCCATAAGATGCCAAAGAAAGTCCACAATCTGTAAAGTTGCACTTGAAGCTCCTCAGCTTTGTGTTGCTACGAGCAGTGAATATCAGGTCTTTGCCAGCAGATTGAACATCAAGACCTACAGAATATGTGGGCCCCATTGGATCTATGTAAGCTGCAGAACACTCTGACTGAATACTGAAATCCTGCTTGTCCTTGCTCACTTGTCCAGTTATCGAGGCAAATATATTCCGTTTTATTTCCACAGCAGTCTCCAAGTTCACCCCATCAAACCCCACATCATGATCCCATCCTTGGGGATCGAGAACAGGTCTTGCAAGCCATTGATCACTTGTCAAAAGGCAGCGGTATCTGTTTGCTGGGCAATCTGAGTCGAAACTTGGAGGGACAGCCATATCAGGCAACAAAATAGCTTCGGGTTCCTGCTGGCCATCAGAAGGATTTTCCCCACCTAGATTTTCCTCTTTAGCAAGTTTGCTTTCCCTTCGCCTCCGGGACTCttctttcatttgtttcttcaaATAAAGCATCTCCCGATAATCCAGCTCATCAAGATATGCCCTCTTCTGGGTCTTACTTAACCTCTCAAATTGAGCTTTAGATAGAATTCGAATTGGAGGAAGCCGATCATAATCATCATCTTCCTCAATCTCTGAAAGTAGAATCTCATCAGTTTCATTGTCTGCTCCACCAGGATTCAATACAGGGTGATGCCGCAAAAAGGACGAGAGGAGACGAGGCAAAGAAGGGAGCCGACTGCTGCTCAATGGCCCCAATTGAATACTATCTTGAAATTGAAAGAGACTATTAGTATCACCAAGAACTTTGGTACATACACATAACAACATGAATTGAGATTTCCAAGCCTGCCCATTTGGAAGTACAGTTTCCCCTGCAAAATTCCTTTTACATT encodes the following:
- the LOC119993588 gene encoding translocase of chloroplast 90, chloroplastic encodes the protein MKSIRDWANSQMLSNSLASSRPLSGSGSFFGDGPQNEESGDHATRSPDLPCTSEGNLDNQSHSSLQQVSAEDSLQSSDSTNDKRENPLAKIDNIQIKFLRLLQRLGEPQSSVLVAKVLYRIHLATLIRAGESDLKSVNHRNDRVRAIAAQQEASGQPELDFSIRILVLGKTGVGKSATINSVFDQTKTMTNAFRPATDCIQEVVGTVNGIKITFIDTPGLLPSSTSSTRRNRKIMLSVKRFIRKSPPDIVLFFERLDLINMGYGDFPLLKLVTEIFGTAVWFNTVLVMTHSSPAIPEGPNGYPVSYESHVTRCSELLQHYIHQAVSDSKIENPVLLVENHPQCKRNFAGETVLPNGQAWKSQFMLLCVCTKVLGDTNSLFQFQDSIQLGPLSSSRLPSLPRLLSSFLRHHPVLNPGGADNETDEILLSEIEEDDDYDRLPPIRILSKAQFERLSKTQKRAYLDELDYREMLYLKKQMKEESRRRRESKLAKEENLGGENPSDGQQEPEAILLPDMAVPPSFDSDCPANRYRCLLTSDQWLARPVLDPQGWDHDVGFDGVNLETAVEIKRNIFASITGQVSKDKQDFSIQSECSAAYIDPMGPTYSVGLDVQSAGKDLIFTARSNTKLRSFKCNFTDCGLSLASYGNSYFFGAKLEDTILAGKRLKFSASAGQMRGMGQAAYGGSFETTLRGGDYPVRKDNVSVSMTALSFNKETVLGGGFQSEFQPIRGTKLSLSGNLNSQKMGQFSVKVSTSEHVEVALIAVFTIFKSLLRRKGTENGRETLESG